One segment of Fusarium oxysporum f. sp. lycopersici 4287 chromosome 7, whole genome shotgun sequence DNA contains the following:
- a CDS encoding glucose 1-dehydrogenase, which produces MLMPAGLLANKSAIITGGTTGIGRAICLEFLRQGANVVVNHLGLEKDKPHLDSLIAEADAIRKASSTAGLLDHQPGDVRDPATATELVKKAVEHSPKKRLDVCVSNAGICTFADFLTLEPDLLYSTVRTNLDGAFYITQAAARQMALNQEPKGGSIIGVSSISALVGGGQQTHYTPTKAGVLSLMQSTACALGEHNIRCNALLPGTIRTQLNDADLADDAKRTYMEGRIPLGRTGSPSDMAGPAVFLACPELSGYVTGAQLLVDGGLFVNLQ; this is translated from the coding sequence ATGTTGATGCCAGCGGGTCTTCTCGCCAACAAGAGTGCCATCATCACAGGCGGCACAACTGGCATTGGCCGTGCCATCTGTCTCGAATTCCTGCGACAAGGGGCGAATGTTGTAGTCAATCATCTAGGCCTCGAGAAGGATAAACCTCATCTCGACTCTCTCATCGCTGAGGCCGACGCTATCCGCAAAGCATCATCCACAGctggccttcttgatcatcaACCAGGCGATGTTCGCGATCCGGCGACGGCAACAGAActggtcaagaaggccgTCGAGCACTCTCCCAAGAAGCGACTTGACGTGTGTGTGTCAAACGCTGGTATTTGCACATTTGCCGATTTCCTGACGCTCGAGCCGGACCTGCTGTATTCAACAGTGAGAACAAACTTGGATGGTGCCTTTTACATTACCCAAGCCGCCGCCAGGCAGATGGCCCTCAACCAGGAACCTAAGGGAGGGAGTATCATAGGCGTTTCGTCTATCTCGGCTCTTGTCGGAGGTGGCCAGCAGACACATTACACTCCTACCAAAGCAGGAGTTCTGAGCTTGATGCAGAGCACAGCATGCGCATTGGGAGAACATAACATCCGGTGTAATGCTCTTCTCCCTGGGACCATCCGCACGCAGTTGAACGATGCCGACCTGGCTGATGATGCGAAGAGAACCTACATGGAAGGTCGTATCCCTCTGGGAAGGACAGGCTCACCCTCTGACATGGCTGGTCCGGCTGTCTTCCTGGCTTGTCCAGAGCTGAGCGGATACGTGACGGGCGCACAGCTTCTCGTTGACGGTGGACTCTTCGTCAACCTTCAGTGA